In Flavobacterium gelatinilyticum, a genomic segment contains:
- a CDS encoding peptidase domain-containing ABC transporter, which produces MKKFPHYKQADFKDCGPTCLKIIAKHYGKTISIQELRDSSETTREGSNLLFLSDAAEKIGFRTLGVKLSAERLEEAPLPCILHWNKNHYVVLYKIRKGIYYISDPAFGLIQYNKEDFLKFWIGNNADDQTQEGVALLIEASPKFFQSEFDKEDNKGLGFALLSQYVLRYKSFLIQLSIGLLAGSLLQLIFPFLTQSIVDIGIQNQNINFIYLILFAQLFLFAGRTGLELIRSWILLHLSTRINISLISDFFIKLMNLPISFFDVRMTGDIMQRINDHHRIEKILTTSSLNVLFSVINMFVMGAVLAYFNLQIFLVFFAGSVLYFVWITLFLKRREVLDYKRFAEVSNEQSKVMELINGMQEIKLHNAEKQKRWSWEYVQARLFRVSIKGLILEQTQSTGSSVINELKNILITFLSAKLVIDGQITLGMMLAVNSIVGSLNGPVVQLIQFVRELQDAKISLARLSEIHEKEDETQQEVHQSNDVPFDSDIQIKNLSYRYLGSDIPVLANLNLTIPANKVTAIVGVSGSGKTTLMKLLLKFYDPEKGEITIGNSQLKNISQKAWRSCIGSVMQEGFVFSDTIANNIAFGEDRIDKERLVYASDVANIKEYISELPLGYNTKIGAEGLGMSTGQKQRLLIARAVYKNPEILFFDEATSALDANNEKAIMQKLDIFFKNKTVIVIAHRLSTVMNADQIVVLDKGKIIEIGSHSELIEQKGNYFELVKNQLQLGN; this is translated from the coding sequence TTGAAAAAATTCCCTCATTACAAACAGGCAGATTTTAAAGACTGCGGACCTACATGTTTAAAGATAATTGCTAAACATTATGGGAAAACAATTAGTATTCAGGAACTGCGCGACAGCAGCGAGACCACACGTGAGGGAAGTAATCTGCTGTTTTTAAGCGATGCAGCCGAGAAAATAGGTTTCAGGACATTAGGAGTAAAATTAAGCGCTGAGAGGTTAGAAGAAGCTCCGCTGCCCTGTATTCTGCACTGGAATAAAAACCATTACGTTGTCCTGTATAAAATCAGAAAAGGGATTTATTATATTTCAGATCCTGCTTTTGGACTTATTCAATACAACAAAGAGGATTTTTTGAAATTCTGGATCGGTAATAATGCAGATGACCAGACGCAGGAAGGGGTTGCACTTTTAATAGAAGCTTCGCCGAAATTTTTTCAGTCGGAATTTGATAAAGAAGACAATAAAGGACTTGGATTTGCACTTCTGTCGCAATACGTCCTTCGATATAAATCGTTTTTAATACAGCTCAGCATCGGACTTCTGGCGGGGAGTTTACTGCAGCTCATATTTCCGTTCCTGACCCAGAGTATTGTCGATATTGGGATACAAAACCAGAATATTAATTTTATTTATTTAATACTCTTCGCGCAGTTATTTCTTTTTGCGGGAAGGACAGGCCTGGAACTTATCAGAAGCTGGATTCTGCTGCATCTTTCAACAAGAATAAACATCTCGTTAATTTCGGATTTCTTCATTAAATTGATGAACCTGCCCATTTCCTTTTTCGATGTCAGGATGACCGGAGATATCATGCAGCGTATTAATGATCATCACAGGATCGAAAAGATCCTGACCACATCATCCTTAAATGTATTGTTTTCGGTTATCAATATGTTTGTTATGGGAGCCGTTCTGGCATATTTTAACCTGCAGATCTTTCTGGTGTTTTTTGCAGGAAGCGTCCTGTATTTCGTCTGGATTACATTGTTTTTGAAAAGAAGGGAAGTGCTGGATTACAAACGTTTTGCAGAAGTTTCTAATGAACAGAGCAAAGTAATGGAACTTATAAACGGCATGCAGGAAATCAAACTTCACAATGCCGAGAAACAAAAACGCTGGAGCTGGGAATATGTTCAGGCAAGACTTTTCAGAGTTTCTATAAAAGGTCTTATTCTAGAACAGACACAATCTACAGGATCTTCGGTTATTAATGAATTAAAGAATATCCTCATCACGTTTCTTTCTGCCAAACTGGTTATCGACGGACAAATTACACTTGGAATGATGCTGGCAGTAAACTCAATTGTTGGGAGTTTAAACGGCCCCGTTGTACAGCTTATCCAGTTTGTGCGCGAACTTCAGGATGCCAAAATATCATTGGCGAGATTATCTGAAATTCACGAAAAAGAAGATGAAACACAACAGGAAGTCCATCAAAGCAATGATGTTCCGTTTGATTCTGATATCCAGATAAAAAATCTTTCCTATCGTTACCTTGGTTCGGATATTCCGGTTCTGGCCAATTTAAACCTGACCATTCCCGCCAATAAAGTAACAGCAATAGTGGGAGTCAGCGGGAGTGGTAAAACAACCCTCATGAAACTGCTTCTTAAGTTTTATGATCCCGAAAAAGGGGAGATAACCATTGGCAATTCACAGCTTAAAAATATTTCGCAGAAAGCCTGGAGATCCTGTATAGGTTCTGTTATGCAGGAAGGATTTGTTTTCAGCGATACCATTGCCAATAATATTGCTTTTGGAGAAGACAGAATCGATAAAGAAAGACTTGTTTATGCTTCAGATGTTGCCAATATAAAAGAATACATAAGTGAACTTCCGCTTGGCTACAATACCAAAATTGGCGCCGAAGGACTCGGAATGAGCACCGGACAAAAACAAAGGCTTTTAATCGCAAGGGCGGTCTACAAAAACCCTGAAATTTTGTTTTTTGACGAAGCCACATCGGCGCTTGATGCCAATAACGAAAAAGCGATTATGCAGAAACTGGATATCTTTTTTAAAAACAAAACCGTTATTGTGATCGCACACAGACTTAGTACAGTGATGAATGCAGACCAGATAGTAGTTCTGGACAAAGGAAAAATTATAGAAATAGGATCCCATTCAGAATTGATAGAACAAAAAGGAAATTATTTTGAACTGGTTAAAAACCAATTGCAGTTAGGGAATTAA
- a CDS encoding tRNA1(Val) (adenine(37)-N6)-methyltransferase has product MFSFKQFSVKQDKTAMKVGTDGVLLGAWAPVSHNPFSVLDIGAGTGIVALMLAQRTYAEQIDALEIDEDAYEQAVENFESSPWGDRLFCFHAGLDEFIEEPEEEYDLIVSNPPFYAEDYKSENEQRDLARFQDAMPFEELVEAADLLLSENGIFALIIPYKEEEKFIALAKEAELYPLKITRVKGHLTSPVKRSLLAFSRNEVSEIKIDELVIEIDRHVYTPEYIELTKDFYLKM; this is encoded by the coding sequence ATGTTTTCATTCAAGCAATTTTCGGTAAAACAAGACAAAACCGCTATGAAAGTCGGTACAGACGGTGTATTACTTGGCGCCTGGGCTCCTGTTTCTCATAATCCTTTTAGTGTTTTAGATATTGGTGCAGGAACTGGAATCGTGGCCTTAATGCTGGCACAACGAACTTATGCGGAACAAATTGATGCTCTTGAAATTGATGAAGATGCTTATGAGCAGGCTGTAGAAAACTTTGAAAGTTCTCCGTGGGGCGATCGCTTATTTTGTTTTCATGCGGGTTTGGATGAATTTATTGAAGAACCGGAAGAAGAATATGACCTGATTGTTTCAAATCCTCCTTTTTATGCAGAAGATTATAAATCTGAAAATGAACAACGCGACTTAGCGCGATTTCAGGATGCAATGCCATTTGAAGAACTGGTTGAAGCGGCTGATTTGCTTTTATCAGAAAACGGTATTTTTGCCTTAATAATTCCGTATAAAGAGGAAGAAAAATTTATTGCTTTAGCAAAAGAAGCCGAATTATATCCTCTAAAAATTACCCGCGTAAAAGGACATTTAACATCTCCTGTTAAACGCAGTTTACTGGCTTTCAGTCGAAATGAAGTTTCTGAAATTAAAATCGATGAATTAGTTATTGAAATTGACAGACATGTTTATACACCGGAATATATTGAACTGACTAAGGATTTTTATTTGAAGATGTAA
- the rimM gene encoding ribosome maturation factor RimM (Essential for efficient processing of 16S rRNA), with translation MRKEECFYLGKIAKKFSFKGEVLIYLDTDEPELYENLESVFVEHNKHLVPFFIETSSLHKNDFLRVRFEDVNTEEDADALVGNSIYLPLTMLPKLTGNKFYFHEVIGFEIEDKRLGVFGKITSINDSSAQPLFEVLNGEVEILIPMIDHFLVKIDRENKKVIMDLPEGLVEMYL, from the coding sequence ATGCGTAAAGAAGAATGTTTTTATTTAGGTAAAATCGCTAAAAAATTTAGTTTCAAGGGGGAAGTTCTGATCTATCTGGATACGGACGAACCTGAGTTATACGAAAATCTGGAATCAGTGTTTGTTGAACACAACAAACACTTGGTTCCTTTTTTTATTGAAACAAGTTCTTTACACAAAAACGACTTTTTAAGGGTTCGTTTTGAAGATGTAAATACCGAAGAAGATGCCGATGCCCTTGTTGGTAATTCTATCTATCTTCCTCTTACCATGCTGCCAAAACTTACCGGCAACAAATTTTATTTCCACGAAGTTATTGGTTTTGAAATCGAAGACAAACGTCTGGGGGTTTTCGGAAAAATTACTTCTATTAATGATTCTTCTGCTCAGCCTCTTTTTGAAGTTTTAAACGGAGAGGTAGAAATCTTAATCCCAATGATCGATCATTTTCTTGTAAAAATCGACCGCGAAAACAAAAAAGTTATCATGGATCTTCCTGAAGGTCTTGTGGAGATGTATCTTTAG
- a CDS encoding four helix bundle protein has product MKPYNLEERTFLFAKECRIYTRSLQKNTSNIEDGKQLIRSSGSIGANYIEANEKLGDKDFIFRLKIARKEAKESKFWLQLLNDLNPDQKSLSESLLFEIEELRKILSAIITKTSKQ; this is encoded by the coding sequence ATGAAACCCTATAATCTGGAAGAGAGAACATTTTTGTTTGCGAAAGAATGTCGAATTTATACAAGATCTTTACAGAAAAATACTTCAAACATCGAAGACGGCAAACAACTCATAAGATCCTCTGGTTCAATTGGCGCTAATTATATTGAAGCAAATGAAAAATTAGGTGATAAAGATTTCATTTTTAGACTTAAAATAGCCCGAAAAGAAGCTAAAGAATCTAAATTTTGGCTTCAGCTGTTAAATGATTTAAATCCTGATCAAAAATCACTTTCAGAATCTTTATTATTCGAAATTGAAGAGTTAAGAAAAATTCTTTCTGCTATAATTACCAAAACCTCTAAGCAGTAA
- a CDS encoding HlyD family secretion protein, with protein sequence MAEENTTFELRSEEVQDILTKVPHWMIRWGTVLIFVIIVMLFFISWFIKYPDVVNTEIIITTNIPPEKIVAKSTGRIEAVLVKNKTIIPKNSTLAIIENTANYKDVFLLKSITDNYNINDPKTEFPFSKLKNTQLGEIESAYAVFQKDYQAQELNKDLHPFEVESRAQQSEKIQIKERLEILQQQKGINERELELQKNDVARFETLFNKGIISAQEMETKKLGFLQAQKNYRSLLSSISQLRSSLIDNTKSSQNSQINSTKEEVNLGRSVSQSFYQLKKVIKDWELAYALKSSISGKVTFLQVWTENQTITTGDNVFSVIPDAKNSFVGKVKAPALNSGKIKVGQRVNIRLANFPDREFGVLKGEIKNISLVPDKDGNLLIDVALPNGLTTSYHKQIVFQQEMKGSAEIVTEDLRLIERILYQFKSIFEQV encoded by the coding sequence ATGGCAGAAGAAAATACTACATTCGAGTTAAGAAGTGAAGAAGTGCAGGATATTCTCACCAAAGTACCGCATTGGATGATTCGATGGGGAACCGTTTTGATATTTGTAATCATTGTGATGTTGTTTTTTATTTCCTGGTTTATAAAATATCCGGATGTTGTTAATACCGAAATCATCATTACGACCAATATTCCGCCCGAGAAAATTGTGGCAAAATCTACAGGCCGTATCGAAGCTGTACTGGTAAAAAACAAAACCATAATTCCTAAAAACAGCACCCTTGCCATTATTGAAAATACAGCCAATTACAAAGATGTTTTTCTGCTGAAAAGCATCACGGACAACTATAATATTAATGATCCCAAAACAGAATTTCCGTTTTCGAAATTAAAAAACACACAGTTAGGCGAAATAGAAAGTGCTTATGCTGTTTTTCAAAAAGACTATCAGGCACAGGAGTTAAATAAAGACCTGCATCCGTTTGAAGTGGAAAGCAGAGCACAGCAGTCGGAGAAAATACAAATTAAGGAAAGACTCGAAATCCTGCAGCAGCAAAAAGGAATCAACGAAAGAGAATTAGAACTCCAGAAAAACGATGTGGCCCGTTTTGAAACCCTGTTTAATAAAGGCATTATCTCGGCTCAGGAAATGGAAACCAAGAAACTGGGCTTTCTTCAGGCTCAGAAGAATTACAGAAGTCTCCTTTCGTCAATTTCGCAGTTAAGGTCCTCTTTAATAGACAACACAAAATCGAGTCAGAATTCGCAGATAAACAGCACAAAAGAAGAAGTTAATCTCGGACGAAGCGTGTCGCAGTCATTTTATCAGCTGAAAAAAGTAATAAAGGACTGGGAACTGGCGTATGCCTTAAAATCTTCCATCAGCGGAAAAGTAACGTTTCTGCAGGTATGGACAGAAAATCAGACGATCACGACAGGTGATAATGTTTTCTCGGTAATTCCAGATGCCAAAAACAGTTTTGTGGGTAAAGTAAAAGCACCGGCATTAAATTCTGGTAAAATAAAAGTAGGGCAGAGAGTAAATATTCGTCTGGCCAATTTTCCGGACAGAGAATTTGGCGTACTGAAAGGTGAAATCAAAAATATATCCTTAGTACCGGATAAAGATGGTAATCTGCTGATAGATGTTGCCCTTCCGAATGGTTTAACGACTTCGTATCACAAACAAATTGTATTTCAGCAGGAAATGAAAGGAAGCGCCGAGATTGTAACCGAAGATCTGCGCTTAATAGAAAGAATCCTATATCAGTTTAAAAGTATTTTTGAACAGGTTTAA